One genomic segment of Paenibacillus sp. FSL H8-0332 includes these proteins:
- a CDS encoding glycoside hydrolase family 20 protein encodes MDKPLDKYSSNNGPLTVVQQHISAASGEPWRLSAESRVRIADNARSEDNRVLNDTLFIVLTEFIGSLTPADQLMAVLYGQCESAASGDIVIELMEHEAAGHLDSQEAYVIDIGRYAKITASSERAVMYGLRMLLQRLAADGFVPCGTMSDSPAVAERALHIDIGRKFYTEDWILDRIREMSQLRLNTLQLHFSENEGFRLMSESHPEVVSEQALTKQEMAAIIHAARRYHIDIIPSLDSPGHLGQALRTHPEWLLKDAAGAPAPGALDITNPAARQFVLELIDEYAELFAGSRYFHIGGDEFINFAEFDKYPQLAEYARNVLNISGGTGVDTYIDYLNEVAEHLESKGWTVRAWNDGLYRADQTQRVAPKPSIQITYWTKWHPMMAPVEDILSKGHQVINYNDGYLYYVLGEHAGYTYPTGEKIRASWHPGLFPARTGEAKQEYTGVYPRELIGTTFSIWSDKPEAQTEAEVAAGLRGPLRAMAELAWLGKQDAAE; translated from the coding sequence ATGGATAAACCATTAGATAAGTACTCCTCGAATAACGGCCCGCTCACAGTTGTGCAGCAGCATATATCGGCGGCATCCGGGGAGCCATGGCGTCTGTCTGCAGAGTCCAGGGTTCGGATTGCAGACAATGCCAGATCAGAGGATAACAGGGTTCTGAATGACACCCTCTTCATTGTTCTCACGGAATTCATTGGCAGTCTGACGCCGGCGGATCAGCTTATGGCTGTTCTCTATGGACAGTGTGAGTCAGCCGCTTCAGGAGATATCGTCATTGAGCTCATGGAGCATGAAGCAGCGGGCCACTTGGACAGCCAGGAAGCTTACGTCATTGACATCGGACGTTATGCGAAGATTACCGCGTCAAGTGAACGGGCGGTGATGTATGGACTGCGGATGCTGCTGCAGAGGCTGGCGGCAGACGGCTTCGTGCCTTGCGGAACCATGAGCGATTCTCCTGCAGTGGCGGAACGGGCGCTGCATATCGACATCGGCCGTAAATTCTATACCGAAGATTGGATCTTGGACAGAATCAGAGAGATGTCTCAGCTCCGGCTCAATACGCTGCAGCTTCATTTCTCGGAGAACGAAGGCTTCCGCTTGATGAGTGAGAGCCATCCCGAGGTAGTGTCGGAGCAAGCTCTAACCAAACAGGAGATGGCAGCCATTATCCATGCCGCCCGGCGGTATCATATCGACATTATCCCTTCACTGGATTCACCGGGGCATCTGGGACAGGCGCTCCGCACTCATCCCGAGTGGTTGCTTAAGGATGCAGCCGGAGCCCCGGCTCCGGGGGCGCTGGATATTACGAATCCAGCTGCCCGCCAGTTCGTGCTGGAGTTGATTGACGAATACGCCGAGTTGTTTGCGGGCAGCCGCTATTTTCATATTGGCGGGGATGAATTCATCAACTTCGCGGAATTCGATAAGTATCCGCAGCTCGCCGAGTATGCCCGGAATGTGCTGAACATCAGCGGCGGAACGGGCGTGGACACGTATATTGATTACCTTAATGAGGTCGCTGAGCATCTGGAGTCGAAAGGCTGGACGGTCCGCGCCTGGAATGACGGCCTGTACCGTGCGGATCAGACCCAGCGGGTCGCGCCCAAGCCGTCCATTCAAATCACGTATTGGACCAAGTGGCACCCGATGATGGCCCCGGTGGAAGACATTCTCTCCAAGGGTCATCAGGTGATCAACTACAACGATGGCTACTTGTATTACGTGCTGGGTGAACATGCGGGCTATACGTATCCGACAGGCGAGAAAATCCGCGCCTCCTGGCATCCCGGCCTGTTCCCGGCCCGTACCGGGGAAGCTAAGCAGGAGTATACTGGAGTGTATCCGCGTGAGCTCATCGGCACCACCTTCTCCATCTGGAGTGACAAGCCGGAGGCGCAGACCGAAGCGGAAGTGGCGGCAGGCCTCCGCGGCCCGCTGCGGGCGATGGCGGAGCTGGCTTGGTTGGGGAAGCAAGATGCGGCTGAGTAG
- a CDS encoding alpha-mannosidase, with the protein MTKQQTAHIISHTHWDREWYLPYERHHIRLIELVDTLLDTLEQNPDFRSFFFDGQTIIIEDYLQVRPENRERLVRQIREGRIFIGPWYILQDAYLTSPEANVRNLQLGHQDAAVYGEVSKIGYFPDTFGLTGQIPQLMQQAGITNAFFGRGVKPTGFNNMVSDDGYESSFSELVWEGPDGSQVLGILFANWYSNGNEVPVDEEEARRFWERKLGDARQYAATDQLLFMNGCDHQPLQTDLPEAIRMAEKLHPEVNFVHSNFPDYIRAVEASLAGRSLSTVKGELRSQRTDGWGTLVNTASARVYLKQLNQRGQAMLEKVAEPLAVIAGLHGGEYPHHLLDYAWKTLLQNHPHDSICGCSVDEVHREMVTRFDKSYHTAEGIVEGSMQAITAAVDTSGFAAYGEEALPLIVTNTSGWSRTGTVTVELDAARQYLRDGLPLDENARRMKAVELDGRVLVDEQGQPIPCTVEDLGLSFGYDLPDDRFRQPYSCRKVRLTFEAAAVPALGLRTYAWVRPLGANAADVAGSAPAANLEAMASVPASLVHGARVLENDTLRVEVMADGSFTLEHKPSGKIYRDLGVYENTGDIGNEYMYRQPAGEVPLTTLGLNADIAVIEDTPYRASIEIAREWEIPASADALLEEEQRALVYYPERLAQRAAATVTLKLRTVLRLERNGKGLEVKSFIDNAAKDHRLRMLFPADLAAVSHRVDSMFELAERPNEPAPEWQNPSNAQHQQCFVDVAGENVGLTVANLGLHEYEILRDGRNTIAVTLLRSVGEMGDWGWFPTPEAQCLGEQTADLLLLPHSGDAVTSGAAAAAYQFQIPWTCAQAEVHAGSIPAVYSAVHWSGGTAAFSSMKLNKERGDVLLRWFNLTAEPCELELESALPAAAFYTSNILEAEGEELQPEGNASLKLPLGGHEITTVGIRLR; encoded by the coding sequence ATGACCAAACAACAGACGGCACATATTATCTCGCATACGCACTGGGACCGGGAATGGTATTTGCCTTATGAACGCCATCACATCCGGCTGATTGAGCTGGTGGACACTTTGCTGGACACGCTGGAGCAGAACCCGGACTTCCGCAGCTTTTTCTTCGACGGCCAGACAATTATCATCGAGGATTATCTCCAGGTCCGCCCGGAGAACCGGGAGCGGCTGGTACGGCAGATCCGTGAGGGCCGGATATTTATCGGACCTTGGTACATTCTGCAGGATGCTTATCTCACCAGCCCGGAAGCCAATGTACGTAACTTACAGCTAGGACATCAGGACGCGGCAGTCTATGGGGAAGTGTCCAAAATCGGTTATTTCCCGGACACCTTCGGCCTGACCGGACAGATTCCGCAGCTTATGCAGCAGGCTGGCATCACTAACGCCTTCTTCGGGCGCGGAGTGAAGCCTACGGGCTTCAACAATATGGTCTCCGATGACGGCTATGAATCCTCGTTCTCGGAGCTGGTCTGGGAAGGGCCGGACGGCTCGCAGGTGCTGGGCATCCTGTTCGCCAACTGGTATTCCAACGGGAATGAGGTTCCCGTGGATGAAGAGGAAGCACGCCGCTTCTGGGAGCGCAAGCTGGGCGATGCCCGGCAGTATGCGGCGACCGATCAGCTGCTGTTCATGAACGGCTGTGATCACCAGCCGCTGCAGACCGACCTGCCGGAGGCCATCCGCATGGCGGAGAAGCTGCACCCGGAGGTCAACTTCGTTCATTCCAACTTCCCGGACTACATCCGGGCTGTGGAAGCTTCGCTGGCTGGACGCAGCCTGTCCACGGTGAAGGGCGAGCTGCGGAGCCAGCGCACGGACGGCTGGGGCACGCTGGTCAATACCGCTTCCGCCCGGGTATATCTGAAGCAGCTCAACCAACGCGGCCAGGCCATGCTGGAGAAGGTGGCCGAGCCGTTGGCCGTTATCGCGGGACTGCACGGCGGGGAGTATCCGCATCATCTGCTGGATTATGCGTGGAAGACGCTGCTACAGAACCATCCGCATGATTCCATCTGCGGCTGCAGCGTGGATGAGGTGCACCGCGAGATGGTTACCCGCTTCGACAAAAGCTATCACACGGCCGAAGGTATTGTGGAAGGCAGTATGCAGGCCATCACCGCAGCGGTGGACACCTCCGGCTTCGCCGCTTACGGCGAAGAGGCACTTCCGCTCATTGTAACGAATACCAGCGGCTGGAGCCGCACCGGTACCGTGACCGTGGAGCTGGATGCAGCCCGCCAGTATCTGCGTGACGGTCTGCCGCTGGATGAGAATGCCCGGCGGATGAAGGCTGTTGAGCTGGACGGACGGGTCCTGGTCGATGAACAAGGCCAGCCGATTCCTTGTACGGTTGAGGATCTCGGCTTGTCCTTCGGCTATGATCTGCCAGATGACCGATTCCGCCAGCCTTATAGCTGCCGCAAGGTGCGGCTGACCTTCGAGGCGGCGGCTGTGCCTGCCTTAGGGCTACGCACCTATGCCTGGGTTCGCCCTCTTGGAGCGAACGCCGCTGATGTTGCCGGAAGCGCTCCGGCGGCGAACCTGGAAGCTATGGCTTCCGTTCCGGCTTCGCTGGTTCACGGCGCGCGCGTGCTGGAGAACGATACGCTGCGGGTAGAGGTTATGGCTGACGGCTCCTTCACACTGGAGCATAAGCCGAGCGGCAAGATCTACCGTGACCTTGGTGTCTATGAGAACACAGGTGACATCGGGAACGAATATATGTACAGACAGCCTGCGGGCGAAGTACCGCTGACGACTCTCGGCCTTAACGCAGATATCGCTGTTATTGAAGATACGCCATACCGGGCTTCCATCGAAATCGCCCGTGAATGGGAGATTCCGGCTTCGGCCGATGCCCTGCTGGAAGAAGAGCAGCGGGCGCTGGTCTATTACCCGGAGCGGCTGGCGCAGCGCGCTGCCGCCACGGTAACCTTGAAGCTGCGGACCGTCTTAAGACTGGAACGCAACGGCAAAGGGCTGGAAGTGAAGAGCTTCATCGATAATGCGGCTAAGGACCACCGTCTGCGGATGCTTTTCCCTGCGGATCTGGCCGCAGTCTCACACCGCGTAGATTCGATGTTCGAGCTGGCGGAGCGTCCGAACGAGCCGGCGCCGGAATGGCAGAATCCTAGCAATGCGCAGCATCAGCAGTGCTTCGTGGATGTTGCCGGGGAGAACGTAGGCCTGACGGTCGCTAACCTCGGATTACATGAATACGAGATTCTGCGGGATGGCCGCAATACGATCGCCGTGACGCTGCTCCGCAGTGTCGGTGAGATGGGTGACTGGGGCTGGTTCCCTACGCCTGAAGCCCAGTGCCTGGGAGAACAAACAGCAGATCTGCTGCTCCTGCCGCATAGCGGGGATGCCGTAACCTCCGGTGCCGCTGCTGCTGCCTACCAGTTCCAGATTCCGTGGACCTGTGCGCAGGCAGAGGTTCATGCAGGGTCAATTCCCGCCGTATATTCGGCTGTCCACTGGAGTGGCGGGACTGCTGCGTTCTCCTCTATGAAGCTGAACAAAGAGCGCGGCGATGTGCTGCTCCGCTGGTTCAACCTGACCGCTGAACCTTGTGAGCTGGAGCTGGAATCCGCGCTGCCGGCCGCTGCCTTCTATACTTCGAATATACTGGAAGCAGAAGGTGAGGAGCTTCAGCCTGAAGGAAACGCCTCGCTTAAGCTTCCGCTTGGCGGGCATGAGATTACAACGGTTGGCATCCGGCTGCGCTGA
- a CDS encoding glycoside hydrolase family 130 protein, with amino-acid sequence MSTIIGEALPNIPWQEKPEGTNSPVWRYSANPIIPRNAIPNSNSVFNSAVIPFEGGFAGVFRCDSRSVSMDIFAGFSEDGVNWNINHEPIVFEGDEEIIKREYRYDPRVCKIDDRYYVSWCNGYHGPTIGLAYTFDFKTFHQLENAFLPYNRNGVLLPRKIGGNYAMLSRPSDTGHTPFGDIFYSESPDLTFWGKHRYVMGTVDGDASAWQSKKIGPGPIPIETDKGWLLIYHGVINTCNGFVYRMGVALLDLDQPWKVKARSRNYILGPEELYECVGDVPNVTFPCAALTDAATGRIAIYYGCADTVTGLAFTTVDELISYMDEYPLEIEG; translated from the coding sequence ATGAGTACAATTATTGGAGAAGCACTACCGAACATTCCTTGGCAGGAGAAGCCTGAAGGCACGAATTCCCCGGTATGGAGATATTCCGCTAACCCGATCATTCCGCGCAACGCCATTCCGAACTCGAACAGTGTGTTTAACTCGGCGGTCATTCCTTTTGAGGGCGGCTTTGCAGGGGTGTTCCGCTGTGATTCGCGGTCGGTCAGCATGGATATCTTTGCGGGATTTAGTGAAGACGGCGTGAACTGGAACATCAATCATGAGCCTATCGTATTCGAGGGCGATGAAGAGATCATCAAGCGCGAGTACCGCTATGATCCACGCGTCTGCAAGATTGACGACCGATATTATGTATCCTGGTGCAATGGCTATCACGGCCCAACGATTGGACTAGCGTACACATTCGATTTCAAAACCTTCCACCAGCTGGAAAATGCCTTCCTGCCGTATAACCGCAACGGAGTGCTGCTCCCGCGTAAAATCGGCGGCAATTATGCCATGCTCAGCCGTCCGAGTGATACCGGGCATACGCCGTTTGGCGATATTTTTTACAGTGAGAGTCCTGACCTTACCTTCTGGGGCAAGCACCGCTATGTGATGGGTACGGTGGATGGTGATGCTTCGGCATGGCAGTCCAAGAAGATTGGCCCCGGTCCGATTCCGATTGAAACTGACAAGGGCTGGCTGCTGATCTATCACGGCGTTATCAACACCTGTAACGGATTCGTATACCGCATGGGTGTCGCGCTGCTGGATCTGGATCAGCCTTGGAAGGTGAAGGCCCGTTCGCGCAACTACATTCTCGGCCCGGAAGAGCTGTATGAGTGTGTAGGCGATGTGCCAAATGTAACATTCCCTTGCGCGGCATTGACTGATGCGGCTACCGGGCGGATTGCCATCTATTACGGCTGTGCGGATACCGTAACAGGACTGGCGTTCACGACTGTGGATGAGCTGATCAGCTATATGGATGAATATCCGCTGGAGATTGAGGGGTAA
- a CDS encoding glycoside hydrolase family 125 protein has translation MEQFRLPRIEMPELTLPSSIQAVLADAEAKLAHRPKLQRLFRNCFPNTLETTTKLLDDGTTFVITGDIPACWLRDSVEQVIHYVPFAAEDADLQRIIGGLIKRHTEYVLIDPYANAFNESANDWHWNAADVTEMSPWVWERKFEIDSLCFVIRLAHAYWEETKQTDFFTSDFKKMLRVITDLFKREQHHAEESPYRFTRNNGIMEDSIRNGGLGMPVNYTGMIWSGFRSSDDACDFHYNIPGNMFAVVALRQMQDFAEWVFRDLNFLAELKELEQEVDHGIKLYGTYRHPEFGPIYAYETDGYGNYSLMDDAGTPGLMSIPYLGYLNNDDPVYQNTRRFALSSENPFYFEGKAAKGIGSPHTPAGYIWHMALSMQGITADSKEERLAVIAMLEATDADTGYMHEGFHADDPSVFTRKWFAWSNSLFSQLILRALKEDIL, from the coding sequence TTGGAACAATTCAGACTTCCCCGCATCGAGATGCCGGAGCTTACGCTGCCGTCATCCATTCAGGCCGTGCTGGCCGACGCCGAAGCGAAGCTGGCCCACCGGCCTAAGCTGCAGCGCCTGTTCCGCAACTGCTTCCCGAATACACTGGAGACCACTACCAAGCTGCTTGATGACGGAACCACCTTTGTCATTACGGGGGACATCCCCGCCTGCTGGCTGCGCGATTCGGTGGAGCAGGTCATTCATTATGTGCCTTTTGCCGCGGAAGATGCTGACCTGCAGCGGATTATCGGCGGGCTGATCAAGCGCCATACGGAGTACGTGCTGATCGATCCTTACGCCAACGCGTTCAATGAATCGGCCAATGACTGGCACTGGAATGCCGCCGATGTAACGGAGATGTCGCCTTGGGTGTGGGAGCGCAAATTCGAGATCGACTCGCTGTGCTTCGTGATCCGGCTGGCCCATGCTTACTGGGAAGAGACGAAGCAGACCGATTTCTTCACCTCTGATTTCAAAAAAATGCTCCGCGTCATCACCGACCTGTTCAAGCGCGAGCAGCATCATGCCGAAGAGTCCCCGTACCGCTTCACGCGGAATAACGGGATTATGGAGGATTCCATCCGTAACGGCGGCCTGGGAATGCCTGTGAATTACACCGGCATGATCTGGTCCGGCTTCCGCTCCAGTGATGACGCCTGCGACTTCCATTACAACATTCCGGGGAACATGTTCGCCGTGGTGGCGCTGCGGCAGATGCAGGATTTTGCCGAGTGGGTCTTCCGGGACCTGAATTTCCTGGCTGAGCTGAAGGAACTGGAGCAGGAGGTCGATCACGGCATCAAGCTGTACGGCACCTACCGCCATCCTGAATTCGGACCGATCTACGCCTACGAGACAGACGGGTATGGCAATTACAGCCTGATGGATGACGCCGGAACGCCGGGTCTGATGTCCATTCCGTACCTGGGTTATTTGAACAATGACGATCCGGTCTACCAGAATACGAGACGGTTCGCGCTGAGCAGCGAGAATCCGTTCTACTTCGAGGGCAAGGCCGCCAAGGGAATCGGCAGTCCTCATACCCCTGCGGGCTACATCTGGCATATGGCGCTGTCGATGCAAGGCATCACGGCAGACAGCAAGGAAGAGCGGCTGGCGGTGATTGCTATGCTGGAAGCGACCGATGCCGATACCGGCTATATGCATGAAGGCTTCCACGCCGACGATCCGTCCGTGTTCACCCGCAAGTGGTTCGCCTGGTCGAACAGCTTGTTCTCGCAGCTTATTTTGCGGGCGCTGAAGGAAGATATTCTCTAA